One Manduca sexta isolate Smith_Timp_Sample1 chromosome 26, JHU_Msex_v1.0, whole genome shotgun sequence genomic region harbors:
- the LOC115445686 gene encoding tubulin alpha-8 chain isoform X1: MQRECISVHVGQAGVQMGVACWQLYCLEHGIKPDGTLPSCETDPNAADSCFNTFFSEADRGKMVPRVVMVDLEATVIDEVRQGEYRQLYHPEQLITGKEDAANNYARGHYSTGREVLGPVMERVRKLADQCTGLQGFFVFHSFGGGTGSGFTSLLMEKLSDEFGKKSKLEFAIYPAPQVSTAVVEPYNAVLTTHATIGHSDCAFMVDNEAIYDICRRRLSIERPSYANLNRLISQVVSSITASLRFDGALNVDLTEFQTNLVPYPRIHFPLAAYAPVVSADKAYHEGMSVSEITAELFEPQNQMVKCDPRDGKYMACCLLYRGDVVPKDVNAAIAAMKGRAGIRFVDWCPTGFKVGINYQPPSVVADGDLAQVKRAASMLSNTTAIAEAWGKLDHKFDLMYSKRAFVHWYVGEGMEEGEFSEAREDLAALERDYDEVAIETSDMQPGCDDEQ; this comes from the exons ATG CAGAGGGAGTGCATATCGGTGCACGTGGGCCAGGCCGGCGTGCAGATGGGCGTGGCGTGCTGGCAGCTGTACTGCCTCGAGCACGGCATCAAGCCGGACGGCACGCTGCCGTCGTGCGAGACGGACCCAAACGCGGCGGACTCGTGCTTCAACACGTTCTTCTCAGAGGCTGATAGGGGCAAGATGGTACCACGGGTCGTGATGGTGGATTTAGAGGCTACTGTTATTG ATGAGGTCCGTCAAGGCGAATACCGTCAGCTGTACCATCCCGAGCAGCTAATCACGGGCAAAGAGGACGCGGCGAATAACTACGCGCGCGGGCATTACTCGACCGGCCGCGAGGTGCTGGGGCCAGTGATGGAGCGCGTTAGAAAACTGGCTGACCAGTGCACTGGACTGCAG GGTTTCTTCGTGTTCCATTCGTTTGGCGGCGGCACTGGGTCCGGATTCACGTCATTGCTAATGGAGAAACTGTCTGACGAGTTCGGTAAGAAGAGTAAACTGGAGTTCGCTATATATCCTGCACCACAA GTATCGACAGCGGTAGTGGAGCCTTACAACGCGGTCCTGACGACGCACGCAACCATCGGACACTCGGACTGCGCCTTCATGGTGGACAACGAGGCCATATACGACATCTGCAGGCGGCGGCTCTCCATCGAGCGGCCCTCGTACGCTAACCTCAACAGGCTCATCTCACAA GTGGTGTCGTCAATAACGGCGTCGCTGCGGTTCGACGGCGCGCTGAACGTGGACCTGACGGAGTTCCAGACGAACCTCGTGCCCTACCCCAGGATACACTTCCCTCTCGCCGCGTACGCACCAGTCGTATCCGCAGACAAG GCATATCACGAGGGCATGTCGGTATCGGAGATCACGGCGGAGCTGTTCGAGCCGCAGAACCAGATGGTGAAGTGCGACCCGCGCGACGGCAAGTACATGGCGTGCTGCCTGCTGTACCGCGGCGACGTCGTGCCCAAGGACGTGAACGCGGCCATCGCGGCCATGAAGGGACGCGCCGGCATACGGTTCGTCGACTGGTGTCCCACTGGGTTTAAG GTGGGCATAAACTACCAGCCGCCATCGGTAGTGGCGGACGGTGACCTGGCGCAGGTGAAGCGCGCCGCGTCCATGCTGAGCAACACCACCGCCATCGCAGAGGCGTGGGGCAAGCTCGACCACAAGTTCGACCTCATGTACTCCAAGAGGGCGTTTGTGCACTG GTACGTCGGTGAAGGCATGGAAGAGGGAGAGTTCTCAGAAGCGAGGGAGGACCTAGCGGCGCTCGAGAGGGACTACGACGAAGTGGCCATCGAGACGTCGGACATGCAGCCCGGCTGCGATGACGAACAGTGA
- the LOC115445686 gene encoding tubulin alpha-8 chain isoform X2, whose translation MRECISVHVGQAGVQMGVACWQLYCLEHGIKPDGTLPSCETDPNAADSCFNTFFSEADRGKMVPRVVMVDLEATVIDEVRQGEYRQLYHPEQLITGKEDAANNYARGHYSTGREVLGPVMERVRKLADQCTGLQGFFVFHSFGGGTGSGFTSLLMEKLSDEFGKKSKLEFAIYPAPQVSTAVVEPYNAVLTTHATIGHSDCAFMVDNEAIYDICRRRLSIERPSYANLNRLISQVVSSITASLRFDGALNVDLTEFQTNLVPYPRIHFPLAAYAPVVSADKAYHEGMSVSEITAELFEPQNQMVKCDPRDGKYMACCLLYRGDVVPKDVNAAIAAMKGRAGIRFVDWCPTGFKVGINYQPPSVVADGDLAQVKRAASMLSNTTAIAEAWGKLDHKFDLMYSKRAFVHWYVGEGMEEGEFSEAREDLAALERDYDEVAIETSDMQPGCDDEQ comes from the exons ATG AGGGAGTGCATATCGGTGCACGTGGGCCAGGCCGGCGTGCAGATGGGCGTGGCGTGCTGGCAGCTGTACTGCCTCGAGCACGGCATCAAGCCGGACGGCACGCTGCCGTCGTGCGAGACGGACCCAAACGCGGCGGACTCGTGCTTCAACACGTTCTTCTCAGAGGCTGATAGGGGCAAGATGGTACCACGGGTCGTGATGGTGGATTTAGAGGCTACTGTTATTG ATGAGGTCCGTCAAGGCGAATACCGTCAGCTGTACCATCCCGAGCAGCTAATCACGGGCAAAGAGGACGCGGCGAATAACTACGCGCGCGGGCATTACTCGACCGGCCGCGAGGTGCTGGGGCCAGTGATGGAGCGCGTTAGAAAACTGGCTGACCAGTGCACTGGACTGCAG GGTTTCTTCGTGTTCCATTCGTTTGGCGGCGGCACTGGGTCCGGATTCACGTCATTGCTAATGGAGAAACTGTCTGACGAGTTCGGTAAGAAGAGTAAACTGGAGTTCGCTATATATCCTGCACCACAA GTATCGACAGCGGTAGTGGAGCCTTACAACGCGGTCCTGACGACGCACGCAACCATCGGACACTCGGACTGCGCCTTCATGGTGGACAACGAGGCCATATACGACATCTGCAGGCGGCGGCTCTCCATCGAGCGGCCCTCGTACGCTAACCTCAACAGGCTCATCTCACAA GTGGTGTCGTCAATAACGGCGTCGCTGCGGTTCGACGGCGCGCTGAACGTGGACCTGACGGAGTTCCAGACGAACCTCGTGCCCTACCCCAGGATACACTTCCCTCTCGCCGCGTACGCACCAGTCGTATCCGCAGACAAG GCATATCACGAGGGCATGTCGGTATCGGAGATCACGGCGGAGCTGTTCGAGCCGCAGAACCAGATGGTGAAGTGCGACCCGCGCGACGGCAAGTACATGGCGTGCTGCCTGCTGTACCGCGGCGACGTCGTGCCCAAGGACGTGAACGCGGCCATCGCGGCCATGAAGGGACGCGCCGGCATACGGTTCGTCGACTGGTGTCCCACTGGGTTTAAG GTGGGCATAAACTACCAGCCGCCATCGGTAGTGGCGGACGGTGACCTGGCGCAGGTGAAGCGCGCCGCGTCCATGCTGAGCAACACCACCGCCATCGCAGAGGCGTGGGGCAAGCTCGACCACAAGTTCGACCTCATGTACTCCAAGAGGGCGTTTGTGCACTG GTACGTCGGTGAAGGCATGGAAGAGGGAGAGTTCTCAGAAGCGAGGGAGGACCTAGCGGCGCTCGAGAGGGACTACGACGAAGTGGCCATCGAGACGTCGGACATGCAGCCCGGCTGCGATGACGAACAGTGA